In the genome of Diaphorobacter sp. HDW4A, the window TTCCCGCAGATCAAGGAAGCCGTGTGCTTCGGCAACCAGCGCGACGAGGTCTGCGCGTTCATCAACATCGACTACGAAGCCGTGGGCAACTGGGCCGAGCGCCAGAACCTGCCCTATGGCGGCTATGTCGATCTGGCCACCAAGGACAAGGTGGTGGCGCTGATCGCCGACTGCATCGGCCAGGTCAACAAGGACCTCGCGGGCGAGCCCGGCATGGCCGACACGCAGATCGCGCGCTTCATCGTGCTGCACAAGGAACTCGATCCCGATGACGATGAGCTGACCCGCACCCGCAAGGTGCGCCGCAACTTCATCGCGGACAAGTATGGCGTGCTCGTCGATGCGCTCTACGGCGGCAAGACCGAGCAGTTCGTTGAAACCCAGGTGAAGTTCGAGGATGGCCGCAAGGGCAGCGTGAGCGCCACGCTGAAGATCACCAGCGCCAAGCTTCACAAGGCCACTGCCTGAGCCGCAACACGAGGCAAGCACCCATCATGAGCAACGATAAGAAAATCGGCGATGTCATTCTCGACATCAAGAACATCAGCCTCAGATTCGGCGGCGTGAAGGCGCTCACCGACATCTCGTTCAACGTGAAGGAGCACGAGATCCGCTCCATCATCGGCCCGAACGGTGCAGGCAAGAGCTCCATGCTCAACTGCATCAATGGCGTCTACACGCCCAGCGAAGGCTCGATCACGTTCCGTGGCAAGACTTTCGACCACATGAACAGCCGCCAGGTGGCCGAGATGGGCGTGGCGCGCACGTTCCAGAACCTCGCGCTGTTCAAAGGCATGAGCGTGATCGACAACATCATGACCGGCCGCAATCTCAAGATCAAAAGCAATCTGCTGATGCAGGCGCTGCGCATCGGCCCCGCCGAGCGTGAAGAGATCCGTCACCGCGAGTTCGTCGAACACATCATCGACTTTCTTGAAATCCAGGCCTTCCGCAAGACCCCCGTGGGCCAGTTGCCCTACGGCCTGCAAAAACGCGTTGACCTGGGCCGTGCGCTGGCC includes:
- a CDS encoding ABC transporter ATP-binding protein; amino-acid sequence: MSNDKKIGDVILDIKNISLRFGGVKALTDISFNVKEHEIRSIIGPNGAGKSSMLNCINGVYTPSEGSITFRGKTFDHMNSRQVAEMGVARTFQNLALFKGMSVIDNIMTGRNLKIKSNLLMQALRIGPAEREEIRHREFVEHIIDFLEIQAFRKTPVGQLPYGLQKRVDLGRALAMEPQVLLLDEPMAGMNVEEKQDMCRFILDVNDEFGTTIVLIEHDMGVVMDISDRVVVLDYGKKIGDGAPDEVRENEDVIRAYLGTSH